One genomic region from Verrucomicrobiia bacterium encodes:
- a CDS encoding GDSL-type esterase/lipase family protein, whose protein sequence is MKRSCVNFLAALLAAVFFIATAGAAPVKVAILGDSTVSEYPTNSIIRGWGHYVQSWFNDSLQVTNVALSGRSSKSFITEGHWEKTKAIRPDIVIIQFGHNDSHAKTEPKATDAATDYRDYLHRYINEARAFGAQVVLVTPMHRRTFNADGSLNDILKPYAEAMKIVAADKKVPLVDLHTASGKLFAKLGDAGSADLSNAPGDRTHFSAKGARAMAELVMQELPQALPTLKQHLKAKAPEALTADELVPGKISKWNGFNLHEIEFEKRKAYIVVPEKAAEGRPWIWRARFWAHRPEVDIALLGKGFHLVYIDAPELIGSPAAVEVWNKFYAYLTTIHRLNAKPALEGMSRGGLYIYNWASANPEKVACIYADAPVCTFQSWPGGKGKSKGSPKDWELVLKAYGFKDEAEAMAWKGNPIDSLAPLAKAKVPLLHVVGDADEVVPVDENTAIIEQRYKELGGSIQVIHKPGIGHVHGLDDPKPIVDFILANTLPRKVVK, encoded by the coding sequence ATGAAACGAAGCTGCGTGAACTTTTTGGCGGCACTACTCGCTGCCGTTTTCTTTATCGCCACGGCGGGTGCGGCACCGGTGAAGGTGGCGATCCTTGGCGATTCCACGGTGAGCGAGTATCCGACGAATTCCATCATCCGCGGCTGGGGCCATTACGTGCAGAGCTGGTTCAATGATTCGTTGCAGGTGACGAATGTGGCCCTGAGCGGACGCAGTTCCAAGAGCTTCATCACGGAAGGGCACTGGGAGAAGACCAAGGCGATACGGCCAGACATTGTGATCATCCAGTTCGGACACAATGATTCTCACGCGAAGACGGAACCGAAGGCGACGGATGCGGCCACGGATTATAGGGATTATCTCCATCGCTATATCAATGAAGCGCGGGCCTTTGGCGCGCAAGTGGTGCTGGTCACGCCGATGCATCGTCGCACGTTCAATGCGGATGGTTCGTTGAATGATATCCTGAAACCGTATGCGGAAGCGATGAAGATCGTGGCAGCGGATAAGAAGGTGCCGCTGGTGGATCTGCACACTGCGAGCGGCAAGCTCTTTGCCAAGCTGGGGGATGCGGGCAGTGCGGATTTGAGTAATGCTCCAGGTGATCGGACACATTTTTCAGCCAAAGGCGCGCGAGCCATGGCGGAACTGGTGATGCAGGAATTGCCACAGGCTTTGCCCACGCTGAAACAGCATCTGAAAGCGAAAGCCCCGGAAGCGCTCACTGCGGATGAGTTGGTGCCGGGCAAGATATCGAAGTGGAACGGGTTCAATCTGCACGAGATCGAGTTCGAAAAACGGAAAGCTTACATCGTAGTGCCGGAGAAAGCTGCTGAAGGGCGTCCATGGATTTGGCGCGCGCGGTTCTGGGCGCATCGGCCGGAGGTGGACATCGCGCTTTTGGGCAAAGGTTTTCACCTGGTTTACATCGATGCACCAGAGTTGATCGGCAGTCCGGCAGCGGTGGAGGTGTGGAACAAGTTTTATGCCTATCTCACGACGATCCATCGCTTAAATGCCAAGCCCGCATTGGAAGGGATGAGTCGTGGCGGGCTCTACATCTACAATTGGGCTTCGGCGAATCCGGAGAAGGTGGCGTGCATTTATGCAGACGCACCTGTGTGCACATTCCAGAGCTGGCCAGGTGGAAAAGGAAAATCCAAGGGAAGTCCGAAGGATTGGGAACTCGTCCTGAAGGCGTATGGCTTCAAGGACGAGGCCGAAGCAATGGCGTGGAAAGGCAATCCGATCGACAGCCTCGCACCACTGGCGAAGGCGAAGGTGCCGTTGTTGCATGTAGTGGGTGATGCGGATGAAGTGGTACCGGTGGATGAGAATACGGCCATCATTGAGCAACGGTACAAGGAGTTGGGAGGCTCCATTCAGGTGATCCACAAACCGGGGATCGGCCACGTGCATGGATTGGATGATCCGAAGCCGATCGTGGATTTCATCCTCGCCAACACGTTGCCGCGCAAGGTGGTAAAATAG
- a CDS encoding sigma-54 dependent transcriptional regulator: MNARILIVDDQQELCLLLQNLLATQGYRTSSLTSGTALRQSLGGQEPDVVLLDLKLDDADGLELLPLIKKSWPSTEVIVLTGHASLDAAVTATKLGAYDFQKKPFDHESLIHSIEKALEHKKLTEQTSTLRRAISNISGGSSPVFRSAAMKNVLRTVERVAPTDVSVLLCGESGAGKEVVADLLHSLSNRASGPLVKVNCAALPRDLIESELFGSVKGAFTGAHADRTGLFREADGGTLLLDEISEMPIDTQSKLLRVLQEQEVRPVGGRVSYKTNCRIIAATNRPVEEAIKEGKLREDLYYRVGAITVSLPPLRERREDILPLAEAFLKRFAAQAGRSIFGFTQEAGDMLRNYDWPGNVRQLQNEVQRAVLMCDTRQIAPTDLSITETTDAAVQQNLTLMEGIERNAILQMLKETGGNKLETAKRLGIGRQTLYNKIKQYNIPTS, translated from the coding sequence ATGAACGCACGTATATTGATTGTGGACGACCAGCAGGAGCTTTGTTTGCTGCTTCAGAACTTGCTCGCTACGCAAGGGTATCGCACCTCCTCGCTGACCAGCGGTACGGCCCTACGCCAGTCGCTGGGTGGACAGGAGCCGGATGTCGTTTTGCTGGACCTGAAGCTGGATGACGCGGATGGCTTGGAACTCTTGCCGCTCATCAAGAAGTCTTGGCCGAGCACGGAGGTCATCGTGCTTACCGGTCATGCGTCACTCGATGCCGCTGTCACGGCTACGAAGCTGGGCGCGTATGATTTTCAAAAGAAGCCGTTCGATCACGAGTCGCTCATCCACTCGATCGAGAAGGCGTTGGAGCACAAGAAGCTGACGGAGCAGACGAGCACGCTGCGCCGCGCCATCTCAAACATCAGTGGCGGCAGCTCGCCAGTGTTCCGCAGTGCAGCGATGAAGAATGTGCTACGCACGGTAGAACGCGTCGCGCCTACAGATGTGTCCGTGTTGCTTTGCGGTGAGAGCGGCGCAGGCAAGGAGGTGGTCGCCGATCTGTTGCACTCATTGAGCAATCGTGCGAGCGGGCCGTTGGTGAAAGTGAACTGCGCGGCGCTTCCGCGTGATTTGATCGAGAGCGAGCTGTTCGGTTCCGTGAAAGGCGCATTCACTGGTGCGCATGCGGATCGCACGGGTCTGTTCCGCGAGGCGGATGGTGGCACGTTGTTGCTGGATGAGATCTCGGAAATGCCGATCGATACGCAGAGCAAGTTGCTGCGCGTGTTGCAGGAGCAAGAAGTGCGTCCGGTGGGTGGTCGCGTGAGTTACAAGACGAATTGCCGGATCATTGCGGCAACGAATCGTCCAGTGGAAGAGGCGATCAAGGAAGGCAAGCTGCGCGAGGACCTGTATTACCGCGTAGGTGCCATCACGGTTTCATTGCCGCCATTGCGCGAACGTCGTGAGGATATTTTGCCGCTGGCGGAAGCATTCTTGAAGCGGTTCGCAGCACAGGCGGGGCGTTCCATTTTCGGCTTCACGCAAGAAGCAGGGGATATGCTGCGCAATTACGATTGGCCGGGTAATGTGCGCCAGTTGCAGAATGAGGTGCAGCGCGCGGTGCTGATGTGCGATACGCGCCAGATCGCGCCGACGGATCTGAGCATCACAGAAACAACAGATGCAGCGGTGCAACAGAATCTCACGCTGATGGAAGGCATCGAGCGCAATGCCATCTTGCAAATGCTGAAGGAAACCGGCGGGAACAAGCTGGAGACGGCGAAGCGCTTGGGCATCGGGCGGCAGACGCTTTATAATAAGATCAAGCAGTACAATATACCGACGAGCTAA